CAGGTTCGAACTGCGATCGCGACATTGCCATGGTGACCCGTGACGTTTTGGGACAACCGACACGCATGGTTTGGCATGAGGATCGCGATCTGGGCGATCTCGATTTGGTGATTGTGCCCGGTGGCTTTAGCTATGGCGATTACTTGCGGTGTGGGGCGATCGCCCGTTTTTCGCCCGCCATGCAAGCAACTATTGCCCATGCAGATCGAGGTGGATTAGTTCTGGGCGTGTGTAACGGATTCCAGGTGCTGACGGAAGCGGGACTCTTGCCTGGGGCGTTGGTACGAAACCAGGGATTGCATTTTGTGTGCGATCGCGTCGGCTTAAAAGTTGAACGGGCCAATCTTCCTTGGACGAACCAGTACCAGGCGCAACAGGTAATTACCCTACCCATTGCCCACGGTGAAGGCTGTTACTACGCTGATACTGCA
This genomic window from Synechococcales cyanobacterium T60_A2020_003 contains:
- the purQ gene encoding phosphoribosylformylglycinamidine synthase subunit PurQ; this translates as MKVGVLVFPGSNCDRDIAMVTRDVLGQPTRMVWHEDRDLGDLDLVIVPGGFSYGDYLRCGAIARFSPAMQATIAHADRGGLVLGVCNGFQVLTEAGLLPGALVRNQGLHFVCDRVGLKVERANLPWTNQYQAQQVITLPIAHGEGCYYADTAILDELEQHQQVVFRYCDAKGATTLESNPNGSLNNIAGICNRNGNVLGMMPHPERAADAFIGDTDGLALFQSVLTSAVGAIA